GGCGGCAAGCTGATCGTCGCGGTCTTCTGCTGGGCCGACGACAACGGCTGGGCGCTGAGGGGCCGTTTCATCACCGAGAATTACAGCCCGTTCATGAACCTGGGCGATGACAACCTCTACCTCTGGGCGGACCTGGGTGCCTACGACGCCAGCCACCCGGTGATGGCCGGCGTCACCGCCGCCAGCGACTGGTACCGCGACGACGTCATCCTGAGCCCCGGCGCCGGACTCATCGCCGCTTGGGACGACGGCGTGCCGTTCGTGGCGGAGAAAAACTGCGTCATCGCCGTGAACTCTTATCTCGGCCGATATTACGATTTCACCGGCGATGTGTTCCTGATCATCTACAACGCCGTGAAGTACATCGATTCCGGCTGCAGCGCCTACCAGGACTACGTCTTCATGGATGACTACGGCCGCGCCATGCTGTGCGTCAACGCCGACGGCACCTTCCTGTTCCGCGTGCTCGAAAACGGCGGGGCGGAATTCGAGGGCCAGGCCGAGCTCAACTGGCGCGCCGGCGTCATGTACATGATCAGCCCGCGCGAGCTCCCCTGGAGCCTGTACCTGGTCTATGACAGCACCAACCACCGGGCCCACGCGTACTACTGGAATCCGCCGCAGAACGTGCGGTCGTTCATCTACGACCTGAACACGCTGGACGATCCGCCCGCCTGCTTCTGACGGCGGACCGACCGCCGATTCGATGCCACCCTCCCGGCGTCCGTCGACGCCGGGATTTTTTTCGCCAGCCGGCGAGCGTGGATCATTGGTCGGGCGGACGGCGCATGAGCTCCAGTGACACCAGTCGGGCGATGAGGATCGCCGGGTAGAGCTGGCCCACCAGCGCCTCCAGGTTCGCCAGCGTGCGGGCCAGGGGGTGGAGCGGGAGAACGTCCCCGTAGCCCGTCGTCGTCAGGGTGACGAAGCTGAAGTAGATGAGCTGGGCCACCAGCTCGTTGGCGGACCGGGGCGCTTCGGGAAACTGGAACGCGCCGGACCGGACCAGGACGACGATCGTGTAGACATTGGCCCACATCAGCCCCAGCAACAGGTAAAACACCACCGCGCCCACGATGCGGCCCGCGGTGATGGGCCCGGCCCGGAACACCTGGACCAGCACCACGGCCGCGAGCACCCCGAGGACCAGCGCGAAGAGCACGGCGTCCGTCAACACCCGCTCCGGACTGGGCCGCAGGAAGACCAGCCAGCGGGACGCCAGCCCGGCCACGGCGACTCCCGCGACCAGCCACGCGGTAACCCGCGTCCGGGCCACCGCCACCACGCCGGCGATGAGGATGACGGAGATGCACCCCTGGAGTAGCCAGGCGTAGGTGTGGCCCAGTCCGCCCATGGGGTAGATGATGAAGATCACCACCACCAGCCCCACCAGCAGGACGACCATGCTGCGGTCCTGCCACCAGAATTCCCGCAAGTGCTGATGGATCGGTTTCATGTGTCCTCGGGACGGACGGGGCTCATGGTTGAGCGGCGGGCGGCGGTTTCCGCCAGCCGCCGCCGAGCGCCTTGTAGAGGTCCACCAGCGCCACGAGTCCGGCCAGCTGCGCCCGGGCCAGGTTGATCTCCGCGTCAAAGAACTGGCGCTCGGAATCCAGCACTTCCAGGTAGCTGGTCACGCCGCCGGTGTAGCGCAGGCGGGACAGCCGCGCCTGGTCGTCCAGCGTGTCGGTGAGCTGCTGCAGTTCAGCCACGTACTCCAGCTGGCGGCGGTACGCCACCATGGCGTCGGCCACTTCGCGGAAGGCGTTCTGGATGGTCCGCTCGTACTGGATGAGCGCCTGCCGCTGCAGCGATTCGCTGACCCGCACGCCGGATTTGATCTTGCCTGCGGTGAAAATGGGCACCGACACCTGCGGCAGGAAGTTCCACGTCCAGCTCGGGCCGGAGAACAGGTTGTTGAAGTCCTTGCTCATCGTCCCGGCCGCGCCGGTCAGGGTGATCTGGGGGAAGTAGGCCGCCTTGGCCACCCCGATGCGGGCGTTGGCGGCGATGAGCTGCTGCTCGGCCTGGCCGATGTCGGGCCGCCGCTCGAGGAGCGACGAGGGGAGCCCCGCCGGCACGGCCGCGCCCAGCACGTGCTCCGTCAACGCGCGGCCGCGCGGGATGTCCCCCGGGTTGCGCCCCAGCAGCAGGCTGAGGCAGTTCTCCTGCTGGGCGATGCGGCGCTTGATGTCCGGGATGGCGGCGGCGGCGGCCGACACCAGCCCCTGGGCCTGGTCCACCTCCAGCATGCTGCTCACACCGCCGGTCTGCCGGGCCCGGACCAGGTCCAGCGATTTCTGGCGGGACGCCAGGGTGCGTTCCGCAATGTCCAGTTCCAGGTCCAGCTCGCGCAACCCGAAGTAGCCGGCCGCGACGCCGCCCACCAGCGTCAGCGTCACCGTCCGGCGGGCCGCCTCGGTGGCCAGCAGTTCGGCCCGCGCCGCTTCGGTGGCGCGGCGCAGCCGACCCCACAGATCCACCTCGAAGAAGGCGCTCAGCGCCAGGGTGTGGTTGCGCTGCACATACGGGTAACCCGGCGTGGTGACGTATCCCTCGCGGGACGTCCGGCCCACCTGGTATTCGCCCACCCCGCCGACGCCGGGGAACCGGTCGGCGCGCGTGATGCCGAGCTGCGCCTCCGCCGCCAGCACCCGCTCGGCGGCGAGGCGGACATCGTGGTTCCGCTCCAGCGCCGCGCGGATCAGGTCCTGCAGCACCGGCTCCCGGTACACTTCCCACCAGTCCATGTCGCCGGCGGTCAGGGCGCCGGGGGCGGCCGCAACGCCCTCGCCCCGGAAATCGGGGGGCACCTCGATGTCGGGCCGGACGTACTTGGGCCCCACCGCGCAGGCGCACAGCAGCACGAGGCCGGCCAACGCAGCAAGCTGAACCGTTTTCATGACCGGCCTCCTTCCTCCGTCTCGGCCGCCGGGACCTCAGCCGGCGCCTCCTGCGGCCGGGCGCCGAACCGGCCGGCCAGCCTCTGCACCAGGACGTACAGGAGCGGGATGAAGAACACCCCCAGTGCCGTGGCCGCGGTCATGCCGGCGAACACCGCTGTGCCCAGCGACACCCGCGAGGCGGCGCCGGCGCCGCGCGCCAGCACCAGCGGCACCACGCCGAGGATGAACGCGAACGAGGTCATCAGGATCGGCCGAAACCGCAGGCGCGCCCCTTCCACCGACGCCTCCTCGAGCGGCATGCCCGCCTGCTCGTAGCGCTCCTTGGCGAACTCCACGATGAGGATGGCGTTCTTGGCCGCCAGGCCGATGAGCATGATCAGCCCGATCTGGACGTACACGTTGTTGACCAGGCCCAGGAGCCACACCCCCAGAAACGCCCCGAAAACGCCCAGCGGGATGCCGAAGAGCACCGAAAAGGGCACCGACCAGCTCTCGTACTGGGCGGCCAGGAAGAGGAACACGAAGACGATGGCCAGGCCGAAGATCATGCCCTGGGCGCCGCCGGACTCCTTCTCCTGGTAGGCGATGTTGGTCCACTCGAAGCCGTACCCCGGCGGCAGGTGGTCGCGGGCCAGCTCTTCCATGGCCGCCAGCGCCTGGCCCGAGCTGTATCCGGGCGCCGCACTGCCGGAGATCTCCGCGGTGCGGAACATGTTGTAGCGCGGGATCAGATCCGGGCCGCTGACGTCGGAACTCGTCGACAGCGTGCTGAGAGGCACCATCGACCCGGTACCGGTGCGCACGTGGATCAGGCCGATGCTGTCGGGCCCGGCGCGGAATTCCGGCTCCGCCTGGATGATGACCTTGTAGGTGCGGCCGAAGCGGGTGAAGTCGTTGACCAGCAGCCCGCCGAGGCAGATCTGCAAACTTTGGAACACCTGGTCGATGGGCACGCCCAGAGTGCGCGCCTTGTCCCGGTCGATGTCCAGCCGGATCTGGGGCACGGTGGTCCGGAAGCCGGTGTACAGGTTCTGGAGCTCCGGCCGCGCCTGCGCGGCGCCCAGGAACGACTGGGCGGTCTGCATCAGCTCGTCGGGCGTGTGACCGCCGCGGTCCTGCAGCTCGAACTGGAAGCCGCCGGCGTTGCCCAGCCCGGGGATGGGCGGCGGGATGAAGGCGATGCACAGCGCCTCCGGATACGTGATGAGTTCCCGCTGGGTGGCCATGAGGAGCGCGCCGAGCCGGGTCTGCTTCGACCGCCGCTCCTCCCACGGCTCAAGCATCACGATGAGGCTGGCGTTGTTCGACGTGTAGGCGCCGGTCATCAGGTTGAGCCCGCCCATAGTGATGACGCGCCGCACGCCGGGCAGCTTGCGGATGAATGTCTCGGCCCGACGGGACAGCGCGTCGGTCCGCTCCATGGACGCGCCGTCGGGCAGGTTCATGGACACGAAAAAGTATCCCTGATCCTCGTCGGGGACAAAGCCCGAGGGGAGCAGCTTCATCAAGCCGCCGGCGCCGAACCAGAACGCCGCCAGCACCGCCAGCGCCAGGGCGGCGCGGCGCAGGATCATCCGGACCGTGGCGACGTAGCCGCCCGTCACCCGGTCAAAAAGCCGGTTGAAGCCGCGGAGGAAAGCGCCCAGCGGCCCTCGCATCTCGCGGCGCGGCCGGAGGATCATCTTGCAGAGCGCCGGCGTCAGGGTCAGCGCCACCAGCGCCGACAGCAGCACCGAGATGGACAGCGTCAGCGCGAACTGCCGGTAGAGCTGCCCGGTGATTCCGCCCATGAAGGCGACGGGGACGAACACCGCGCACAGGACCAAGGCGATGGCCACCACAGGGCCGGACACCTCGTCCATGGCCTTCTCGGTGGCCGCTGCCGGGGAGAGCCCGTGCTCGATGTGGTGCTCCACCGCCTCCACCACCACGATGGCGTCGTCCACCACGATGCCCACAGCCAGCACGATGCCGAACAGGGTCAGCGTGTTGATGGAGAATCCCAGCGGCACAAACGCGGCGAAGGTGCCCACCAGCGATACCGGCACCGCCAGCATGGGGATGAGCGTGGCGCGGAAGTTGCCGAGGAAGAGGAACACCACCAGCAGCACCAGGATGATGGCGTCGCGCAGCGCATGCACCACCTCGTCGATGGAGGCGTTGACAAAGTCGGTGCTGTCCATGGTGACCTCGTATTCGAGGCCGGGGGGGAACTTGTCGCCGAGCTCGTCCATCAGGTCACGGAGCCGCCCGGCTGTTTCGATGGCATTGGAGCCGGGAAGCTGGTAGACGATGATGAGGGTGGCGGGCACGCCGTCGAGTCGTCCGAAGCTGGTGTAGCTTTTGCCCGCCATCTCGACGCGGGCCAGGTCCTTGACCCGGAGGATCGAGCCGTCGGGCAGCGTCCGGACAATGATGTCGCTGAATTCCTCGGTGGTGGTCAGCCGGCCCTTGACGTTGACCGTGTACTGGAAATCGAGTCCCGGCTTGGCGGGCGGCTGCCCCACCGCCCCGGCAGGCGCCAGGATGTTCTGCTCCCGGATGACCTGGGCCATGTCGCCGGCGGTGACGCCCAGCTTGCTCAGCTTGTCGGGACGGACCCACAGCCGCATGGAGTAGTCGCGCTGGCCCACGATCACGGTGCTGCCCACGCCGGGCACGCGGGCGATGGCGTCCACCAGGTTGATGGAGGCGTAGTTGCTGAGGAAGAGTTCGTCATAGCTGTGGTCAGGGGAGTAGACGCTGAGCACCATCAGCATGTCCGGCGACGTTTTTTTCACGGAGATACCCGCCTGGATCGCCTCGGTGGGCAGCTTCGGCTG
This genomic window from Acidobacteriota bacterium contains:
- a CDS encoding efflux transporter outer membrane subunit codes for the protein MKTVQLAALAGLVLLCACAVGPKYVRPDIEVPPDFRGEGVAAAPGALTAGDMDWWEVYREPVLQDLIRAALERNHDVRLAAERVLAAEAQLGITRADRFPGVGGVGEYQVGRTSREGYVTTPGYPYVQRNHTLALSAFFEVDLWGRLRRATEAARAELLATEAARRTVTLTLVGGVAAGYFGLRELDLELDIAERTLASRQKSLDLVRARQTGGVSSMLEVDQAQGLVSAAAAAIPDIKRRIAQQENCLSLLLGRNPGDIPRGRALTEHVLGAAVPAGLPSSLLERRPDIGQAEQQLIAANARIGVAKAAYFPQITLTGAAGTMSKDFNNLFSGPSWTWNFLPQVSVPIFTAGKIKSGVRVSESLQRQALIQYERTIQNAFREVADAMVAYRRQLEYVAELQQLTDTLDDQARLSRLRYTGGVTSYLEVLDSERQFFDAEINLARAQLAGLVALVDLYKALGGGWRKPPPAAQP
- a CDS encoding two pore domain potassium channel family protein; translated protein: MKPIHQHLREFWWQDRSMVVLLVGLVVVIFIIYPMGGLGHTYAWLLQGCISVILIAGVVAVARTRVTAWLVAGVAVAGLASRWLVFLRPSPERVLTDAVLFALVLGVLAAVVLVQVFRAGPITAGRIVGAVVFYLLLGLMWANVYTIVVLVRSGAFQFPEAPRSANELVAQLIYFSFVTLTTTGYGDVLPLHPLARTLANLEALVGQLYPAILIARLVSLELMRRPPDQ
- a CDS encoding multidrug efflux RND transporter permease subunit, with amino-acid sequence MAKFFIHRPVFAIVIALVIVIAGAMSLMTLPVAQFPQISPPTVLVNIYYPGASAETVEESIATPVEQEVNGAENMIYFSSKCASDGSYALTCTFKVGTNLDLASVDINNRVSKAQPKLPTEAIQAGISVKKTSPDMLMVLSVYSPDHSYDELFLSNYASINLVDAIARVPGVGSTVIVGQRDYSMRLWVRPDKLSKLGVTAGDMAQVIREQNILAPAGAVGQPPAKPGLDFQYTVNVKGRLTTTEEFSDIIVRTLPDGSILRVKDLARVEMAGKSYTSFGRLDGVPATLIIVYQLPGSNAIETAGRLRDLMDELGDKFPPGLEYEVTMDSTDFVNASIDEVVHALRDAIILVLLVVFLFLGNFRATLIPMLAVPVSLVGTFAAFVPLGFSINTLTLFGIVLAVGIVVDDAIVVVEAVEHHIEHGLSPAAATEKAMDEVSGPVVAIALVLCAVFVPVAFMGGITGQLYRQFALTLSISVLLSALVALTLTPALCKMILRPRREMRGPLGAFLRGFNRLFDRVTGGYVATVRMILRRAALALAVLAAFWFGAGGLMKLLPSGFVPDEDQGYFFVSMNLPDGASMERTDALSRRAETFIRKLPGVRRVITMGGLNLMTGAYTSNNASLIVMLEPWEERRSKQTRLGALLMATQRELITYPEALCIAFIPPPIPGLGNAGGFQFELQDRGGHTPDELMQTAQSFLGAAQARPELQNLYTGFRTTVPQIRLDIDRDKARTLGVPIDQVFQSLQICLGGLLVNDFTRFGRTYKVIIQAEPEFRAGPDSIGLIHVRTGTGSMVPLSTLSTSSDVSGPDLIPRYNMFRTAEISGSAAPGYSSGQALAAMEELARDHLPPGYGFEWTNIAYQEKESGGAQGMIFGLAIVFVFLFLAAQYESWSVPFSVLFGIPLGVFGAFLGVWLLGLVNNVYVQIGLIMLIGLAAKNAILIVEFAKERYEQAGMPLEEASVEGARLRFRPILMTSFAFILGVVPLVLARGAGAASRVSLGTAVFAGMTAATALGVFFIPLLYVLVQRLAGRFGARPQEAPAEVPAAETEEGGRS